The window GTAAAAGATAAGGTTTTCCCTGGAATCTACCCATGGACTCCTTGGGAATTTGTGGCCATccggttaagaacccctgatgtaATCATCAATCGAatcctgcaagaagagatagtgagGACAACATCCTTCCCCTGTGACAACTGAGTGTCTGATATTTACCTGCCAGCCATGGACCCCAAATGTAACTGCGAGAATGGTGGCTCTTGCACCTGTTCAGGCTCCTTCAAATGCAGATCATGCCAGTGCACCTCCTCCAAGAAAAACTGCTGTTCCTGCTGCCCAGCAAGATGTGCCAAGTGTGCCCAGGGCTGTGTCTGCAAAGCCCCTCAGACTAAGAGTTGCAGCTGCTACCATTGACGTTCCCATGTCCCTTTGCTTGTAAGTAGAAGAATTTGTACGgacctaaattttattttcatacacCATGGATGTCTTCTACTGTTTTTCTATGAAatttatgaattaaaataaatttgataaatacctttaaaaaaagaaaagaagagatatctagaagggcagctaggtggctcagtggataaagcaccagccctggattaaggaggacctgagttcaaatctagcttcagacacttgacacttactagctgtgtgacccttggcaagtcacttaaccccaattgcctcacccccccaaaacaaaaagaagaagaagagattccTAGAgatactccatttaaaataactctgtaCAATATAAAGTACTGGGAATATACCTACCTAAACTAACCCAGAATCTATATGAAAAAAGCATAAAAAACTTTGTAcccaaatgaaatcacatttaaataaatgtcaaaatataaattgttcatgggtaggcagagcctatatattaaaaattactattttagggggcagctaggtcgtgcagtggataaagcaccagtcctggattcaggaggacctgagttcaaatctagcttcacttgacacttgctagctatgtgaccctggacaagtcacttgaccctcattgcccagctccccaaaatactattttaccaaaattaatatacatattcaatgccataccaattaaattaccaaaatatattttactgagctagaaaaaaaaacaataacaaaattcattgggaagaacaaaaggtcaagaatatcaaaggaactaaggggaaaaaatgtaaaagaaggaggtttagcagtaccagatcttaaactatattattacttcctttttttttttgtggggcaatgggggttaagtgacttgcccagggtcacacagctagtaagtgtcaagtgtctgaggccggatttgaactcaggtactcctgaatccagggccggtgctttatccactgcgccacctagctgccccttaaattatattataaggcagtaattatcaaaactatctgccactgactaagaaacagagaggtagaTAGTAAAACAGAATAGACATATAATCTACAATAGCAAATGAATATAGTAAGCTAGtttttgacaagtgtaaagatttaagttttggggataagaattcattatttggtaaaaattgttaggaaaactggaagcagtctggcagaaattaggcacaggtCAATATATTATACCATACActaagataagttcaaaatggatatatgaactATATATAAAGGGAGACATTGCAAGAAAATTTGGAGAATATGGCACATATTatctatcagacttatggataggggAACAATTTATGAGCAAATAAGACATATGAAGCtttgtgagatgtaaaatggataattttgattacattacatttaaaaggttttatacaaataaaacaaatatagccaagataagaaagaaagcagaaaactggggggaaaatttATAGACAGTTCCTCAGATAAAGGTGCCATATATCCAATCTATCAAGAACTATGTCAAATCTATGAGAatgtgagtcattccccaattgataaatggtcaaaagatataaacagtcaATTTactgacaaagaaatcaaaacaatttatagtcacataagaaatgccctaaatcattactgattagagaaatgcaaattaaaacaagcttgagatataattttatacctatcagagtgactaaaataatagaagggggaagtgacaaatgttggaggggatgtggaaaaattgggaccttAATTGATTATTGGTGGATCTGTGAGCTGAttaaaccattttggaaagagatatggaattatacccaaaaagttattaaattgcctatgccctttgacccagcaatagcactctGAGGATTGTTTCCTAAGATGATTAGGgtcaaaggaaaagaacctatatgttctaaaatatttatagccactctctttgtggtggcaaagaattgtaaatcataGGCATGCCCTTCAGttagggaatgcctgaacaaatgATAACATCAGTGACGTTAGAAAATCATGGAGAGATCtctatgaaataatgaaaagcaaaatgaacagaaccaagagaacattccaTACAGTAACATCGGTATTATTTCTAAAAGAACTTTAAGCAACCAAGTTATtctattacaaatacccaaatttaCTGCAAAGAGTCTATGAAAGAAGCAGCAGCTTGAATATAGAAGAAaagaactggggggcagctaggtggcactgtggatagagcactggccctggagtcaggaggacctgagttcaaatccggcctcagacacttgacacttactagctgtgtgaaccctcattgccccacaaaaaaaacaaacaaaaaacctgacatatgtatatatacatatgcatacatatatatatatgtacactgtgtatacacacacacatatagataatGTCTAATGCTAGCCATCTCAAagttggggtgggaggagaaagtTGCATGATAACTGGGtggtatatttaaaagaaatagcaagttgaaCACAGTGTATCTACAATCTCAGGGCAATACTCCGTGCCTCTATCTCACTTTGTTaaagaaatgattgttttatttcttaagtttaaaataaaataattttttaaattaatttatttatttattttagttttcaacatttgtttagataagatttccaatttcaaagttttcttcctccctcccctcccttccccctcccctagacagcataaaataatttaaaaaaaaagaaagaactcttgATGTAGATGGAAGGCattagctgggggagggggaaaggaaagacctCCTTCAGGAGAACAGATCGGAAGAGGTAGGAAGCCAGGGCAGCTGAATTGTAAAATTACAGACACAGTTCTTATCCCTATTCCCAATACTTACAGAAGCATATGTGAGGAGGGAAAGCCTTCCAGGAATGATAatacaaagacatggaggtaggagatgagagatggagcaAGTAATAGACTAGCTGGATCACAGAATGCATGGTGAGAGAGGAAATCcgggaaaggtagaaaggggacaggttgtgaagaactttagaaCCGATTTATATGTGATCATTTCTTCTCTGGACTTTGAtgccttcatctttaaaatgaagggatgggaccaaaagatctctgaggtccctcgtttttgagatgagaaaactgaggcctgaggagggcaaatgacttgtcccaggtcacccAGGGTGGGAGGACAAAGCCATCATTTGAACTCATTCCTTCCCACTCCAAACCCCTCTTTCCATTCCGTCGCATTCCCCAGTCTCTTGATGCTTTGAGTGTTTGCGAAGGTCTAGACATGATGGTAACCATCATCacaatagttagcatttgtaTCACAGTCAGAGGTTTAcaatgtgttttacaaatattatctcatttgatcctcacaaatgaGAAATATTCtcatccagatgaggaaactgagtcagagagagagggtaagagactttcccagggtcatgcagccaacATTGATCCAAAGttgagtgagtcttcctgactccaagtccaacgcTCCAGACGCCCTACTATTAGTGTTGTTGTTGATATGATCATTTCCCTCTTTGAAAAAATGAGGATGCTCAGGCCCAAAGAAatccaatgacttgcccaattcGCACAACTAGATAGGGTCAGGACCAGGACTATAACCCAGTTCTTTTGAGGCTCAGTCCAACTACACCCTTTGCTTCTTCTGGTTATTGAAAACAATTGGCTCGATAAAATGGGAGCAGAATTGAGTAGGAATCGAGATGTGACCTCCCAGGGCCTGGCTACATGGGGATTCGTTCAGCCTGCTAGGGGCTGAGGGGTGACATCCTACCCCATTTACCAACCACAAAGGCCTGGCAGCACCAGTTCCCAGAACTAGGGCCAGGAAGGCACCAATATTCAACTATAGAGTGTTGGCAGGTCTCAGGGATACCCAAGGCTCAGAAAGTCTCATTTCCTGGCTTAAACTAGTCCTCTTCTCTCCTGGCCCATCCTCCAGAGTAACCTGAAGGAGAAATATCTCCAGCTGGACAAAAACATTTGAGTTCCATTGGGGAAAATCAACCCCTGGCCTGCCCCCAATCTGCTGCATCACCTCCAAGCCTACTCTGTCTTCCTTGGCTCTTGGGCTATTTGGGGAAACTTGCCCTGCCCCTGGGCCTCATATTTTTAGCTCTGTCTCCTTGTGGCTCAAATAGCTTTGTGCCTCTTGGaaattttccccatttcctcctcAAATACCCCATTGTGGATCAATGGGAGTCAGGGGAAGAAGAGTATTGTCTGAGTGGAATTTCATGCATGTGGAAACTTTTCAGGTTtccagagttgggagggccctcaGAAGTCCAACCTTTTCCAAACACTTCCAAATCATTAGAGTCCACCCTTAATGGGTTCCTTTCCCACAGAGGGCTTTGAATGTAGCCCTGGTGTGAAGGCTGGGGTGTAGAAGGGCCAATGACTAAGTAAAGCTAACCTGGAGAGACCATTGGGTCTAACCCTTTGTTTTCCCAATGAGAACACTGACTTGgactctgagatctcttctagcttGGAGATTCTGCCATGGGTTATTCATTCCCAGCTGAGGTTTGATGAGATACAGTGGCTGCCCACTCCCTCAAATAGACTGCTAATTTAGAGATGGGACTCAAGTCATCCCTCAGACTTCTCTCCTCTGAAGTAAACATTCCTGATTCAATTATTATAACAGCAATTCACACTGAGGGGATTTATGAAGCTCTTTCCTCATAAGAGGCCAGGGAGATAACACGCATATtacaattctcattttatagaagagaaaactaagtCTCCACCAGGGTAAGTGACGCTTGTGGCTATTTAACTAATGATCATCTCACCACAGCTCATGGCCTCTCCCAATCCCCTACCCCAACCCATCTCTgactcatttgttttatttttaattttatcttttcccccaattagcaagtatttctttcctctcctttttgacTCTTTTTCGCTGAAACACATAGCACTTACATCTTCCATTTTATTTGAGAaaacggaggcccagagagaataaCTGACTTATCCCAAGTCACGTAGCACATGTGGACTGAACAGCTTTTTGGACCCCCAGTCTTGGAGTGTCCTCAATTTGAAAGCTTGGACAAGGTGTTCACACACTGGGCAAGGCCTCAAATTGGTGCCATCCACCAGGATCTTTGGTCTAACACATGTAACTTGACTTTTAATGAAAGCCATACCTAGAGGTCACAGAGAGAATTTCCAGGCATTAAGAATATACGTGATGATTTACTAAGTCATATTTTTAAGGCATCTCTTGTTGtacctctccctgccccctctaGATTTGTTCTCTGGGTTGTTTCCTACCTTGCCCACCCTTAGGCACACCTTGGCTCTAAGGTATGGCTGGTCTGAGAATAGGCATCTAATTAAAGGATGGGCCAAGGGTGAAAAGCAGGGCACAGTCTTCAAATGATGCCAAAGGCGGATGCAGAAAACCAGAACTCCATTCACATCTGGACGAGCAGATTACACAACGCTGTTGTCGGCCAAGCCTTCAGTCATCCCCAACGGGATGTGAGAATGCTGTCTGGGGAAGGGGGGCGGGAGATTAAAGGGTGGAGGCCATGGGAATACTCATCACCTGCAGATGATTCCTCTTCTAGGGTGCCCTGGTGGCCAGAGACAGGCCAAGGCTAGAGGGACTactcagggagagggggagaagttGTGTGACCTCTCGCGCTTCTCGACATTTCTTTCTGCCCCGCCAGTGCCCCTCAGTCTTCCCGAAAAGGGAGTTTCCACTGCTCCCTTCCCACCAGTCATGGGGCCCGAAACATGGGGCCGGGTGCGGGGGGCAAATGAGAAATGGAAACTCCCTTTTGGATTGGCAAGTTCAGTGGGGTACCAAGTATCTGATCCAAACTCCTCATCTGGAGCTTCAAAGACTTTCCAGGAAAGACCGCATTCCCATCCCTAGACTCTTAGCATATGACCTTTGGCTACCAACGCCTCCAACTCTCTGACTCCTGACTCCCAAACCCCAACGTTTGTCCCTTCCTTCCACCATCCATGCTTCAGAGACCTGTACCTAGGGTGAGGTACAGGGCCTTGGCCCAGGGCGCCAAATTTAGAGGGTGCTGGCAGTACTTAATGGATATTTAGCAGCCTAGAAGCAACAGAATCTAGCCCCTGGAATGGTTAGTTAAGAGCAGAAGCTCCAAGACACCGGGCTAGGGTTAGTACCTTCCTCTCCATTTCACTGAAGGAGCTTCACGACCTAGGAGCAAAAAATGCGTAGTTCTGGCTCTGATACCCTACACCAGGTCATACCCCGACCTGAGAAATCCTCTCGCTCCTTCCCACCAATCGGAAGGATTCAAAAGGTATTCAAAATCACTTTCTTGGGACAATGTCTCCATCATATGTGTGACCAACACCCCCCTGTATATATTGTCCCCCACCCCAATTAGAATGTCAATTCCTTGAGGACCCAGACTGCATCTCTTGTACTTATATCCACTGCACTTAACAGAGTGCCTAGGAGACAGTAAGTGCCAAATAAatactctttcattcattcatcagatCACCGATTTCCTCAGTAAaagattctttccctcctcccctccattaAGTAGTGGATTCCTTAAGAACACAAAGTGTCTTCCTTACCAGAAAATCTCAGAGCTTGAAAGAACCACAGAAGGCACGTGATCCAAGCCTGACACATGTAGAACATACCCAACAAGGAGCCCTCCAGCCTCTGCTTGCAGGAGGAATCCACCCTCTCCAAGGGCAGCTCACTCCAAGATTCGGAAGTTTCCTTCATGAGCTGAAATGTACACTGGCGACTTCCACCCGTTggttctaattctttcttctttgaccaaggagaataagtctaatccctcttccatctgTCAAATACCTAATTAAAGACAATTATCTTATTCCCTTCACATATGACCCCCCTTTCCCAccatgtcttcttttcttcagattAAATATCCCCAATTCTTCCAACTCATCCTAACATGGTGTAGTATTGAAACACTTCTCACATGCACAGATTTGCTACCAACCTTGTCAACTCCCTTCCTAAGACATGGTGGCCAATAGGGAGTACAATGCTCCAGACTGGGACAAAATACCTTGACACTATCATCTCCTTATTCATGAATACCACGGCTGTCTCGATGTAGCCTGAGACAGCTTTCCTTCCTTTGGCTATCATATACCACTGTTGGTTCATGTTGAACTAATGGATGACTAACTGctactcctttttttaaaagaactgctGTTTAGAGATGCctctcccatcttgtacttgggAAATTGGTTTTTTAAACCAGAtagtaagactttacatttattcctattacaaGGCATTTGATGGCATGGTAGacagagtgcttggcctggagtcagga is drawn from Dromiciops gliroides isolate mDroGli1 chromosome 2, mDroGli1.pri, whole genome shotgun sequence and contains these coding sequences:
- the LOC122743158 gene encoding metallothionein-1E-like codes for the protein MDPKCNCENGGSCTCSGSFKCRSCQCTSSKKNCCSCCPARCAKCAQGCVCKAPQTKSCSCYH